In one Brassica oleracea var. oleracea cultivar TO1000 chromosome C9, BOL, whole genome shotgun sequence genomic region, the following are encoded:
- the LOC106313767 gene encoding putative UDP-arabinose 4-epimerase 4, with the protein MLSLFGVRNQRRNSRPLSVGDMDYLEPKTKNNLLGKLLLLASLVILAIIVISRSSSFTSPSVFSQREEGVTHVLVTGGAGYIGSHAALRLLKDSYRVTIVDNLSRGNLGAVKVLQGLFPQTGRLQFIYADLGDPAAVEKIFSENAFDAVMHFAAVAYVGESTLYPLKYYHNITSNTLGVLEAMARHKVKKLIYSSTCATYGEPAKMPITEDTPQVPINPYGKAKKMAEDMILDFSKNSDMAVMILRYFNVIGSDPGGRLGEAPRPELREQGRISGACFDAARGFIPGLQVKGTDYKTSDGTCIRDYIDVTDLVDAHVKALQKAQPRKVGIYNVGTGKGRSVKEFVEACKKATGVEIKVDFLPRRPGDYAEVYSDPTKILKDLNWTAQYTNLQNSLQVAWRWQKIHPHGYASY; encoded by the exons ATGCTAAGTTTGTTTGGAGTCCGAAATCAACGAAGAAACTCAAGGCCTTTGTCTGTAGGAG ATATGGATTATTTAGAACCCAAAACAAAGAACAATCTATTGGGAAAGCTTCTCTTATTAGCTTCTCTAGTAATCTTAGCTATCATTGTGATCAGTCGATCTTCAAGCTTCACATCACCGAGCGTG TTTTCTCAAAGAGAGGAAGGAGTTACTCATGTGTTAGTCACTGGTGGAGCTGGCTATATCGGTTCACATGCGGCCTTAAGGCTGCTTAAGGATTCATACCGCGTAACCATTGTG GACAATCTTTCCCGTGGGAATCTTGGCGCGGTTAAGGTTTTACAGGGATTGTTTCCACAAACTGGAAGACTACAGTTCATTTACGCTGATTTAGGAGATCCCGCAGCT GTCGAGAAAATCTTCTCAGAGAATGCCTTTGACGCTGTGATGCATTTTGCTGCGGTAGCGTATGTTGGAGAAAGCACTCTTTATCCTCTAAA GTATTACCATAACATTACATCAAACACATTAGGAGTTCTTGAAGCTATGGCTAGACACAAAGTGAAGAAACTGATATATTCTAGCACTTGTGCTACTTATGGAGAGCCTGCAAAAATGCCAATTACTGAAGACACTCCTCAG GTCCCGATAAATCCTTATGGGAAAGCTAAAAAGATGGCAGAGGATATGATCTTGGATTTCTCTAAGAACTCTGATATGGCGGTTATGATCTTAAG ATACTTCAATGTGATCGGTTCAGATCCAGGAGGTAGACTAGGAGAAGCTCCAAGACCCGAGCTTCGTGAGCAAGGACGGATATCCGGTGCTTGTTTTGATGCAGCTCGCGGTTTCATTCCAGGACTACAA GTCAAAGGAACGGACTACAAAACATCGGACGGGACTTGCATTAGAGACTATATAGATGTTACTGACCTTGTGGATGCTCACGTGAAGGCTCTCCAAAAAGCTCAGCCTCGCAAAGTCGGTATCTACAATGTTGGAACCGGAAAAG GAAGATCGGTTAAAGAATTTGTGGAGGCGTGTAAGAAGGCAACAGGAGTAGAGATCAAAGTAGACTTCCTGCCCCGACGACCAGGAGATTACGCAGAGGTTTATAGTGATCCGACAAAGATTTTGAAAGACTTGAACTGGACTGCTCAATACACAAATCTTCAGAATAGTCTTCAAGTTGCTTGGAGGTGGCAAAAGATTCATCCTCATGGATATGCTTCTTACTAA
- the LOC106313768 gene encoding uncharacterized protein LOC106313768, with amino-acid sequence MSKNSKASSQCLLLLLLLVFSVSSQPALSFRAPKPQSQPTSPQTIIDDSSSMGKIDHTKSMIADFFSHKFPLKSWPIPNPKYPPFIMVNTNIPTNPSGAQEESEKLPSSPIKANKDGGNA; translated from the coding sequence ATGTCAAAAAATTCAAAGGCTTCTTCTCAATGTCTACTACTCCTCCTCCTCCTTGTCTTCTCTGTCAGTTCTCAACCAGCACTCTCCTTTCGTGCCCCAAAACCGCAATCACAACCAACATCACCTCAAACCATAATCGATGATTCGTCTTCAATGGGCAAGATCGACCATACAAAATCCATGATTGCTGATTTCTTCAGCCACAAGTTTCCACTAAAGAGCTGGCCTATACCCAACCCCAAGTACCCACCTTTCATAATGGTTAACACTAATATTCCAACAAACCCATCTGGAGCTCAAGAGGAATCAGAGAAGTTACCTTCTTCCCCAATCAAAGCCAACAAAGATGGAGGAAACGCCTGA